From Actinopolyspora lacussalsi, a single genomic window includes:
- a CDS encoding small subunit ribosomal protein S19 (product_source=KO:K02965; cath_funfam=3.30.860.10; cog=COG0185; ko=KO:K02965; pfam=PF00203; superfamily=54570; tigrfam=TIGR01050), giving the protein MPRSLKKGPFVDDHLLKKVDTLNESNKKTVIKTWSRRSTVIPDMVGHTIAVHDGRKHVPVFISENMVGHKLGEFAPTRTFKGHVKDDRKSRRR; this is encoded by the coding sequence ATGCCACGTAGCCTGAAGAAGGGCCCGTTCGTGGACGACCACCTGCTCAAGAAGGTGGACACCCTGAACGAGTCCAACAAGAAGACGGTGATCAAGACCTGGTCGCGCCGGTCCACGGTCATCCCGGACATGGTGGGGCACACGATTGCGGTGCACGACGGCCGCAAGCACGTGCCGGTGTTCATCAGCGAGAACATGGTCGGGCACAAGCTCGGCGAGTTCGCCCCGACCCGCACTTTCAAGGGTCACGTCAAGGATGACCGCAAGTCTCGCCGCCGCTGA
- a CDS encoding large subunit ribosomal protein L2 (product_source=KO:K02886; cath_funfam=2.30.30.30,2.40.50.140,4.10.950.10; cog=COG0090; ko=KO:K02886; pfam=PF00181,PF03947; smart=SM01382,SM01383; superfamily=50104,50249; tigrfam=TIGR01171) codes for MGIRKYKPTTAGRRGSSVADFSEITRSYPEKSLVRPLHGKGGRNGHGRITTRHQGGGHKRAYRVIDFRRNDKDGVPAKVAHIEYDPNRSARIALLHYRDGEKRYIIAPNKVQQGHMVESGPRADIKPGNNLPMRNIPTGTVIHAIELRPGGGAKIARSAGTRVQLVAKEGPYAQLRMPSGEIRNVDVRCRATVGEVGNSEHSNINWGKAGRNRWKGKRPTVRGVVMNPIDHPHGGGEGRTSGGRHPVNPKGKPEGRSRRSKPSDKLIVRRRRTGKKKRR; via the coding sequence ATGGGCATTCGCAAGTACAAGCCGACGACGGCGGGCCGTCGCGGTTCGAGCGTGGCCGATTTCTCCGAGATCACCCGATCCTACCCGGAGAAGTCGCTGGTCCGTCCGCTGCACGGCAAGGGCGGCCGGAACGGGCACGGCCGGATCACCACTCGGCACCAGGGTGGCGGTCACAAGCGTGCTTACCGCGTGATCGACTTCCGCCGCAACGACAAGGACGGTGTGCCGGCCAAGGTCGCGCACATCGAGTACGACCCCAACCGGAGCGCGCGCATCGCGCTGCTGCACTACCGGGACGGCGAGAAGCGTTACATCATCGCGCCGAACAAGGTCCAGCAGGGCCACATGGTGGAGAGCGGGCCGCGGGCCGACATCAAGCCGGGTAACAACCTGCCGATGCGCAACATCCCCACCGGTACGGTGATCCACGCCATCGAGCTGCGTCCCGGTGGTGGGGCGAAGATCGCTCGTTCGGCGGGCACCAGGGTTCAGCTGGTGGCCAAGGAAGGGCCTTACGCCCAGTTGCGGATGCCTTCGGGTGAGATCCGCAACGTCGATGTCCGCTGCCGGGCCACTGTTGGCGAGGTCGGTAACTCCGAGCACTCCAACATCAACTGGGGCAAGGCGGGGCGTAACCGCTGGAAGGGCAAGCGCCCGACCGTCCGCGGTGTCGTCATGAACCCGATCGACCACCCGCACGGCGGTGGTGAGGGACGCACCTCCGGTGGTCGTCACCCGGTCAACCCGAAGGGTAAGCCCGAGGGTCGTAGCCGCCGCAGCAAACCCAGTGACAAGCTCATCGTTCGGCGCCGTCGCACCGGCAAGAAGAAGCGGCGCTGA
- a CDS encoding large subunit ribosomal protein L23 (product_source=KO:K02892; cath_funfam=3.30.70.330; cog=COG0089; ko=KO:K02892; pfam=PF00276; superfamily=54189), whose product MIPDPRDIIIAPVISEKSYGLISENQYTFLVRPTSNKTEIKIAVEKIFGVQVKSVNTINRQGKRKRTRTGFGKRKDTKRAIVTLSPDSKPIEIFGGSAA is encoded by the coding sequence GTGATCCCCGATCCGCGAGACATCATCATCGCGCCGGTGATCTCCGAGAAGAGCTACGGCCTGATCTCGGAGAACCAGTACACGTTCCTGGTGCGCCCGACCTCCAACAAGACCGAGATCAAGATCGCGGTCGAGAAGATCTTCGGCGTGCAGGTCAAGAGTGTCAACACGATCAACCGCCAGGGCAAGCGCAAGCGGACCCGCACCGGTTTCGGCAAACGCAAGGACACCAAGCGGGCGATCGTGACGCTGTCCCCCGATAGCAAGCCGATTGAGATCTTCGGCGGTTCGGCCGCCTGA
- a CDS encoding large subunit ribosomal protein L4 (product_source=KO:K02926; cath_funfam=3.40.1370.10; cog=COG0088; ko=KO:K02926; pfam=PF00573; superfamily=52166; tigrfam=TIGR03953) yields MAAKLDVRTPEGKTDGQVDLPAELFDAQANVPLMHQVVTAQLAAARQGTHSVKTRAEVSGGSKKPYRQKGTGNARQGSIRAPQFVGGGTVHGPTPRDYSQRTPKKMKAAALRGALSDRARSEQLHVINQVTTGDKPSTKEAKAALRNVTDARRVLVVLNRTEENAWLSLRNLPHVHIIDPGQLNTYDVLVNDDVVFSKEAFERFVAERSPGRSAKTAVTSDATSSQAEEADQ; encoded by the coding sequence ATGGCCGCGAAGCTCGACGTCCGTACCCCGGAAGGCAAGACCGACGGGCAGGTCGATCTGCCCGCGGAGCTGTTCGACGCGCAGGCGAACGTGCCGCTGATGCACCAGGTCGTGACCGCCCAGCTCGCGGCGGCTCGGCAGGGCACGCACTCGGTCAAGACCCGCGCCGAGGTCTCCGGCGGTAGCAAGAAGCCGTACCGCCAGAAGGGGACCGGTAACGCCCGGCAGGGTTCGATCCGCGCCCCGCAGTTCGTCGGCGGTGGCACGGTGCACGGCCCGACCCCGCGCGACTACTCGCAGCGCACGCCCAAGAAGATGAAGGCCGCCGCCCTGCGCGGTGCCCTCTCCGACCGGGCGCGTTCCGAGCAGCTGCACGTCATCAACCAGGTGACGACCGGTGACAAGCCCTCCACCAAGGAGGCCAAGGCCGCGCTGCGCAACGTCACCGACGCCCGGCGCGTGCTGGTGGTGCTCAACCGCACCGAGGAGAACGCGTGGCTGAGCCTGCGCAACCTTCCCCACGTGCACATCATCGACCCCGGTCAGCTGAACACCTACGACGTTCTGGTCAACGACGACGTCGTGTTCAGCAAGGAAGCCTTCGAGCGTTTCGTCGCGGAACGGTCTCCGGGTCGTTCGGCCAAGACCGCGGTCACTTCCGACGCGACTTCGAGTCAGGCTGAGGAGGCAGACCAGTGA
- a CDS encoding large subunit ribosomal protein L3 (product_source=KO:K02906; cath_funfam=4.10.960.10; cog=COG0087; ko=KO:K02906; pfam=PF00297; superfamily=50447; tigrfam=TIGR03625), producing the protein MSERQMKGILGTKLGMTQVFDDNNRVVPVTVVQAGPNLVTQIRTNENDGYQAVQLAFGAIDPRKVSKPRGGQFARAGVTPRRHLVELRTSDANDYELGQELTADVFESGAQVDVVGTSKGKGFAGTIKRYNFGRQPMSHGTQAVHRKPGSIGGCAYPARVFKGKKMPGRMGGNRVTTQNLKVHRVDDESGLLLIKGAIPGPNGGLVLVKSSTKGGA; encoded by the coding sequence ATGTCTGAAAGGCAGATGAAGGGGATTCTGGGCACCAAGCTCGGGATGACCCAGGTCTTCGACGACAACAACCGGGTTGTCCCGGTGACGGTCGTGCAGGCCGGGCCCAACCTGGTGACCCAGATCCGTACCAACGAGAACGACGGCTACCAGGCCGTGCAGCTGGCGTTCGGCGCCATCGATCCGCGCAAGGTGAGCAAGCCACGTGGTGGCCAGTTCGCCCGTGCCGGAGTGACGCCGCGTCGTCACCTGGTCGAGCTGCGCACCTCGGACGCCAACGACTACGAACTCGGCCAGGAGCTGACGGCCGACGTGTTCGAGTCGGGCGCCCAGGTCGACGTGGTCGGCACCAGCAAGGGCAAGGGCTTCGCGGGCACGATCAAGCGGTACAACTTCGGCAGGCAGCCGATGAGTCACGGTACCCAGGCCGTGCACCGCAAGCCGGGCTCGATCGGTGGTTGCGCTTACCCCGCCAGGGTGTTCAAGGGCAAGAAGATGCCCGGCCGTATGGGCGGCAACCGCGTGACCACCCAGAACCTCAAGGTTCACCGGGTCGACGACGAGTCCGGGCTGCTGCTGATCAAGGGTGCCATTCCCGGCCCGAACGGTGGCCTCGTGCTGGTCAAGAGCTCTACGAAGGGTGGTGCGTGA
- a CDS encoding small subunit ribosomal protein S10 (product_source=KO:K02946; cath_funfam=3.30.70.600; cog=COG0051; ko=KO:K02946; pfam=PF00338; smart=SM01403; superfamily=54999; tigrfam=TIGR01049), which yields MAGQKIRIRLKAYDHEAIDASARKIVETVTRTGASVVGPVPLPTEKNVYCVIRSPHKYKDSREHFEMRTHKRLIDIVEPTPKTVDALMRIDLPASVDVNIQ from the coding sequence ATGGCGGGACAGAAGATCCGCATCCGGCTCAAGGCCTACGACCACGAGGCGATCGACGCGTCCGCGCGCAAGATCGTCGAGACCGTGACGCGCACCGGCGCTTCGGTCGTCGGGCCGGTGCCGCTGCCTACCGAGAAGAACGTCTACTGCGTCATCCGCTCCCCGCACAAGTACAAGGACTCGCGGGAGCACTTCGAGATGCGGACGCACAAGCGACTCATCGACATCGTCGAGCCGACACCCAAGACGGTGGATGCGCTCATGCGCATCGACCTGCCGGCCAGTGTCGATGTGAATATTCAGTGA
- a CDS encoding elongation factor Tu (product_source=KO:K02358; cath_funfam=2.40.30.10,3.40.50.300; cog=COG0050; ko=KO:K02358; pfam=PF00009,PF03143,PF03144; superfamily=50465,52540; tigrfam=TIGR00485), translating into MAKAKFERDKPHVNIGTIGHVDHGKTTLTAAITKVLHDNHPDLNPYTPFEDIDKAPEEKDRGITIQIAHVEYQTEARHYAHVDAPGHADYVKNMITGAAQMDGAILVVAATDGPMPQTREHVLLAKQVGVPYILVALNKADMVDDEEIMDLVEMEVRELLSEQDFPGDDVPIVRVSALKALEGDAEWGQKIMELLNAVDSSVPDPQRATDQPFLMPVEDVFSITGRGTVVTGRVERGVIKVNENVEMVGIKEKPISTTVTGVEMFRKLLDSGEAGDNVGLLLRGVKREDVERGMVVIKPGTTTPHTEFEAQVYILSKDEGGRHTPFFNNYRPQFYFRTTDVTGVVTLPEGTEMVMPGDNTEMSVQLIQPIAMEEGLRFAIREGGRTVGAGRVIKVTK; encoded by the coding sequence GTGGCGAAGGCGAAGTTCGAGAGGGACAAGCCGCACGTCAACATCGGGACCATCGGTCACGTTGACCACGGCAAAACCACACTGACCGCGGCTATCACCAAGGTCCTGCACGACAACCACCCGGACCTGAACCCCTACACGCCTTTCGAGGACATCGACAAGGCGCCGGAGGAGAAGGACCGCGGGATCACGATTCAGATCGCGCACGTCGAGTACCAGACCGAGGCGCGGCACTACGCCCACGTGGACGCTCCGGGCCACGCGGACTACGTGAAGAACATGATCACCGGTGCCGCCCAGATGGACGGTGCGATCCTGGTCGTGGCCGCCACCGACGGCCCGATGCCGCAGACCCGCGAGCACGTGCTGCTGGCGAAGCAGGTCGGCGTCCCCTACATCCTCGTCGCGCTGAACAAGGCCGACATGGTCGACGACGAGGAGATCATGGACCTGGTCGAGATGGAGGTCCGTGAGCTCCTCAGCGAGCAGGACTTCCCGGGCGACGACGTACCGATCGTCCGTGTCTCGGCGCTGAAGGCCCTGGAGGGCGACGCCGAGTGGGGCCAGAAGATCATGGAGCTGCTCAACGCGGTGGACTCCAGCGTTCCGGACCCGCAGCGTGCCACCGACCAGCCGTTCCTGATGCCGGTGGAGGACGTCTTCTCCATCACCGGTCGCGGGACCGTGGTCACCGGCCGTGTCGAGCGCGGTGTCATCAAGGTGAACGAGAACGTCGAGATGGTCGGCATCAAGGAGAAGCCGATCAGCACGACCGTCACCGGTGTCGAGATGTTCCGCAAGCTGCTCGACAGCGGTGAGGCCGGCGACAACGTCGGTCTGCTGCTGCGTGGTGTCAAGCGTGAGGACGTCGAGCGGGGCATGGTTGTCATCAAGCCCGGCACCACCACCCCGCACACCGAGTTCGAGGCGCAGGTCTACATCCTGTCCAAGGACGAGGGCGGCAGGCACACGCCGTTCTTCAACAACTACCGTCCGCAGTTCTACTTCCGTACCACCGACGTGACCGGTGTGGTGACCCTTCCCGAGGGCACCGAGATGGTCATGCCCGGTGACAACACGGAGATGTCGGTGCAGCTCATCCAGCCCATCGCCATGGAGGAAGGGCTGCGCTTCGCGATCCGTGAGGGCGGCCGTACCGTCGGCGCGGGTCGCGTCATCAAGGTCACCAAGTGA
- a CDS encoding elongation factor G (product_source=KO:K02355; cath_funfam=2.40.30.10,3.30.230.10,3.30.70.870,3.40.50.300; cog=COG0480; ko=KO:K02355; pfam=PF00009,PF00679,PF03144,PF03764,PF14492; smart=SM00838,SM00889; superfamily=50447,52540,54211,54980; tigrfam=TIGR00484): MARDVLTDLTKVRNIGIMAHIDAGKTTTTERVLYYTGINYKLGEVHDGAATMDWMSEEQKRGITITSAATTTFWQEHQINLIDTPGHVDFTAEVERSLRVLDGAVAVFDGKEGVEPQSEQVWRQADKYGVPRICFVNKMDKMGADFYFTLGTIRERLNAKPLVLQLPIGSESDFEGVVDLVSMKALTWRGDVAKGAQYELEDIPADLVETAHEYRNELLESVAESSEELMEAYFGGEELTVEQIKQGIRALTLSQEAFPVLCGTAFKNKGVQPMLDAVVEYLPSPLDIPAVQGVLPGSGDAAERQASTEEPFSALAFKVAVHPFYGKLTYVRVYSGKIEQGAQVMNSIRDRKERIGKLFQMHSNKENPVEEGQAGHIYAVVGLKDTSTGDTLCDPQNQIVLESMSFPDPVIEVAIEPKTKADQEKLSTSIQKLAEEDPTFQVKFDEETGQTIVKGMGELHLEVLVNRMKTDFKVEANIGKPQVAYRETIRKSVQKHEFTHKKQTGGSGQFARVVVNLDPIEQSSESATYEFDNQITGGRIPREYIPSVDEGAQDAMQVGVLAGYPMVGVKMTLVDGQYHEVDSSEMAFKVAGSMAMKEACSKASPALLEPLMAVETTTPEEYMGEVIGDLNSRRGHVQAMEERGGSRVVKALVPLSEMFGYVGDLRSKTQGRANYSMVFDSYGEVPANVAKEIIAKATGE; this comes from the coding sequence GTGGCACGCGACGTGCTGACCGACCTGACCAAGGTCCGCAACATCGGCATCATGGCCCACATCGACGCGGGCAAGACCACCACGACCGAACGGGTTCTGTACTACACCGGGATCAACTACAAGCTCGGTGAGGTACACGACGGCGCCGCGACGATGGATTGGATGTCGGAGGAGCAGAAGCGGGGTATCACGATTACCTCGGCTGCCACCACGACGTTCTGGCAGGAACATCAGATCAACCTCATCGACACCCCCGGGCACGTCGACTTCACCGCCGAGGTGGAGCGTTCGCTGCGGGTGCTCGACGGCGCCGTCGCCGTGTTCGACGGCAAGGAGGGGGTCGAGCCCCAGTCCGAGCAGGTGTGGCGCCAGGCGGACAAGTACGGCGTCCCGCGCATCTGTTTCGTCAACAAGATGGACAAGATGGGCGCCGACTTCTACTTCACCCTCGGCACCATCCGGGAACGACTCAACGCCAAGCCGCTGGTGCTGCAACTGCCCATCGGCAGCGAGTCCGACTTCGAGGGTGTTGTCGACCTGGTCAGCATGAAGGCGCTGACCTGGCGTGGTGACGTGGCCAAGGGCGCGCAGTACGAGCTCGAGGACATCCCGGCCGATCTGGTCGAGACCGCCCACGAGTACCGCAACGAGCTGCTCGAGTCGGTCGCCGAGTCCAGTGAAGAGCTCATGGAGGCCTACTTCGGCGGTGAGGAACTGACCGTCGAGCAGATCAAGCAGGGCATCCGTGCGCTCACGCTGAGCCAGGAGGCCTTCCCCGTGCTGTGCGGGACCGCCTTCAAGAACAAGGGCGTGCAGCCGATGCTGGACGCGGTCGTGGAGTACCTCCCCTCGCCGCTGGACATTCCCGCGGTGCAGGGCGTGCTGCCGGGCTCCGGCGATGCCGCCGAGCGGCAGGCCAGCACCGAGGAGCCCTTCTCGGCCCTGGCGTTCAAGGTGGCCGTGCACCCGTTCTACGGCAAGCTCACCTACGTCCGGGTCTACTCGGGCAAGATCGAGCAGGGTGCCCAGGTGATGAACTCCATCCGGGACCGCAAGGAGCGCATCGGCAAGCTGTTCCAGATGCACTCCAACAAGGAGAACCCGGTCGAGGAGGGACAGGCCGGGCACATCTACGCGGTCGTCGGGCTGAAGGACACCAGCACCGGTGACACCCTGTGCGACCCGCAGAACCAGATCGTTCTGGAGTCGATGAGCTTCCCCGACCCGGTCATCGAGGTCGCGATCGAGCCCAAGACCAAGGCCGATCAGGAGAAGCTGTCCACCTCGATCCAGAAGCTCGCCGAAGAGGACCCGACCTTCCAGGTCAAGTTCGACGAGGAGACCGGGCAGACCATCGTCAAGGGCATGGGTGAGCTCCACCTCGAGGTCCTGGTCAACCGGATGAAGACCGACTTCAAGGTCGAGGCCAACATCGGCAAGCCGCAGGTCGCCTACCGCGAGACGATCCGCAAGTCGGTCCAGAAGCACGAGTTCACGCACAAGAAGCAGACCGGTGGTTCCGGTCAGTTCGCGCGTGTGGTCGTCAACCTGGATCCGATCGAGCAGAGCTCGGAGAGCGCGACCTACGAGTTCGACAACCAGATCACCGGTGGGCGTATCCCCCGCGAGTACATTCCGTCGGTGGACGAGGGCGCGCAGGACGCCATGCAGGTCGGTGTGCTGGCGGGCTATCCGATGGTCGGTGTCAAGATGACCTTGGTGGACGGCCAGTACCACGAGGTGGACTCGTCGGAAATGGCGTTCAAGGTCGCCGGTTCGATGGCGATGAAGGAGGCCTGCTCCAAGGCCAGTCCCGCGCTGCTCGAACCGTTGATGGCGGTCGAGACGACGACACCCGAGGAATACATGGGTGAAGTCATCGGCGACCTCAACTCCCGCCGTGGTCACGTTCAGGCCATGGAGGAGCGTGGCGGTTCCCGCGTTGTCAAGGCGCTGGTTCCGCTGTCCGAAATGTTCGGGTACGTGGGCGACCTGCGTTCCAAGACGCAGGGTCGCGCGAACTACTCGATGGTGTTCGACTCCTACGGCGAGGTTCCGGCGAACGTGGCCAAGGAGATCATCGCGAAGGCCACGGGGGAGTAA
- a CDS encoding small subunit ribosomal protein S7 (product_source=KO:K02992; cath_funfam=1.10.455.10; cog=COG0049; ko=KO:K02992; pfam=PF00177; superfamily=47973; tigrfam=TIGR01029): MPRKGPAPKRQLNADPVYSSPLVTQLVNKVLVDGKRSLAERIVYSALEGCREKTGTDPIVTLKRALDNIKPSLEVRSRRVGGATYQVPVEVRAGRSTTLALRWVVRFSRQRREKTMTERLTNELLDASNGLGASVKKREDTHKMAESNKAFAHYRW; encoded by the coding sequence ATGCCCCGGAAGGGTCCTGCACCGAAGCGGCAGCTGAACGCCGATCCCGTGTACAGCTCGCCGCTGGTCACTCAGCTGGTGAACAAGGTCCTGGTGGACGGCAAGCGCTCGCTCGCCGAGCGCATCGTCTACTCCGCGCTCGAGGGGTGCCGCGAGAAGACCGGCACCGACCCGATCGTGACGCTCAAGCGCGCACTGGACAACATCAAGCCCTCGCTGGAGGTACGCAGCCGCCGTGTCGGTGGCGCGACCTATCAGGTCCCGGTCGAGGTGCGCGCCGGCCGCTCCACCACGCTGGCCCTGCGCTGGGTGGTTCGTTTCTCCCGGCAGCGTCGTGAGAAGACGATGACCGAGCGCCTGACCAACGAGCTGCTCGATGCCAGCAACGGTCTCGGTGCGAGTGTCAAGAAGCGCGAGGACACGCACAAGATGGCGGAATCCAACAAGGCTTTCGCGCATTACCGGTGGTGA
- a CDS encoding small subunit ribosomal protein S12 (product_source=KO:K02950; cath_funfam=2.40.50.140; cog=COG0048; ko=KO:K02950; pfam=PF00164; superfamily=50249; tigrfam=TIGR00981) has protein sequence MPTIQQLVRKGRHDKAAKVTTAALKGSPQRRGVCTRVYTTTPKKPNSSLRKVARVKLTSGVEITAYIPGEGHNLQEHSIVLVRGGRVKDLPGVRYKIIRGSLDTQGVKNRKQARSRYGAKKEKS, from the coding sequence ATGCCCACCATCCAGCAGCTGGTCCGAAAGGGCCGCCACGACAAGGCCGCGAAGGTGACGACCGCGGCGCTCAAGGGAAGCCCGCAGCGCCGTGGTGTGTGCACCCGCGTGTACACCACGACTCCGAAGAAGCCGAACTCGTCACTGCGCAAGGTCGCTCGTGTGAAGCTCACCAGCGGCGTCGAGATCACGGCCTACATCCCCGGCGAGGGGCACAACCTGCAGGAGCACTCGATCGTGCTCGTCCGCGGTGGCCGTGTGAAGGACCTCCCAGGTGTCCGCTACAAGATCATTCGCGGTTCGCTCGACACGCAGGGCGTGAAGAATCGTAAGCAGGCTCGCAGCCGGTACGGAGCGAAGAAGGAGAAGAGCTGA